A genome region from Vespa velutina chromosome 18, iVesVel2.1, whole genome shotgun sequence includes the following:
- the LOC124955315 gene encoding uncharacterized protein LOC124955315 has translation MRVKVLNIESGEIEGSSNSEEENFLKVCRNKKRMRILFNSNSEDERMSIPSTFKNVMSEIEIAVDGSQWIKLKAVGFEGRTSVRIIFKDIAGPTGYAKKNITLGCVTSAFELIIDRHIIEHIKDCTETETH, from the coding sequence ATGAGAGTGaaagttttaaatattgaaagtgGAGAGATAGAAGGATCTTCGAATAGTGAAGAGGAAAACTTCTTGAAAGTGTGCCGTAACAAAAAAAGGATGcgtattctttttaattctaacTCTGAAGATGAGAGGATGAGTATTCCAAGCACATTCAAAAATGTAATGAGTGAAATTGAAATTGCAGTTGACGGGTCACAATGGATAAAACTGAAAGCTGTCGGATTTGAGGGTAGGACGTCCGTTCGTATCATATTCAAGGATATCGCAGGGCCTACTGGCTACgccaagaaaaatattacgttgGGTTGTGTAACTAGTGctttcgaattaataattgacAGACACATAATAGAACACATAAAAGATTGCACTGAAACGGAGACACATTGA
- the LOC124955542 gene encoding histone-lysine N-methyltransferase SETMAR-like has protein sequence MLLASENASVGLKQIVTGDEKWMLYVNLKRRPQWLDKSEAPQPTPKPDLYVKKVMLCVWWNFKGILHYELLPINQTITSEVYSAQLERLDRALREKETALINRKGVILHHDNALPHTARIMAEKLRQLGWEVLPQPAYSPDIAPSDYHLFRSLQNFLLGKHFNNEECLKNVLIEFFESKSQEFYNRGIKSVGHK, from the exons ATGCTGTTGGCGTCAGAAAATGCCAGCGTTGGTTTAA AGCAAATTGTTACCGGAGATGAAAAATGGATGCTTTATGTTAATCTGAAGAGACGGCCACAATGGTTGGACAAAAGCGAAGCGCCGCAGCCCACACCAAAGCCTGACTTGTATGTGAAAAAGGTGATGTTGTGTGTTTGGTGGAATTTTAAAGGAATTCTTCATTATGAACTCTTACCAATCAACCAAACCATTACAAGTGAAGTATATAGTGCACAATTGGAAAGGTTAGACCGAgctttgagagaaaaagaaactgcGCTGATTAATCGGAAGGGCGTAATTCTTCATCACGATAACGCACTACCGCATACTGCAAGAATCATGGCGGAAAAATTACGCCAGTTGGGATGGGAAGTTCTCCCACAACCTGCATATTCTCCAGATATTGCCCCATCCGATTATCATTTGTTTCGTTCCTtgcaaaattttcttcttggaAAACATTTCAATAATGAAGAGTGCCTCAAAAACGTCTTGATCGAATTTTTTGAATCAAAATCACAAGAATTTTACAATAGAGGGATTAAGAGCGTTGGGCACAAGTAG